ATTATAGTAACCTTGACGAAGGAGGAATTTGGTGTTTTTTATGAAATACTTGTCGTGGCAACACTACGGTGGATAGTAGATGGTGTTTCGTACGCATGAGTTGTCATGGCAACACAATGGAGGGAGCGACAGGTGTTTCTTATGCAAGAGTTGACATAGTAACATTACGGAGGTGATCAGGAGGAGGACTTACCGTTGTTTCTGTTACAGGTGTGTTCATGGCAATACTGGTCTAGGAGGAGGACTTACCGTTGTTTCTGTTGCAGATGTGTTCATGGCAATACTGGTCTAGGAGGAAGACTTACCGTTGTTTCTGTTGCAGGTGTGTTCATGGCAACACTGGTCTAGGAGGAAGACTTACCGTTGTTTCTGTTGCAGGTGTGTTCATGGCAACACTGGTCTGGAGGAGGACTTACCGTTTTTCTGTTGCAGGTGTGTTCATGGCGGGCCGGCAGTGACCGAAGCCCAAGGATGCTGGGCAGTCTGCTGGCGGCTGCCATCTTGGCCCTGGTGGGGCTCGCCTGCGCCCACCCTGACGGCGACACGATCGACGCTGTGGATGTGGGCGTGAGCAAACGAGACCTTGAATTTAACCAATATGTGCCAGGGTACAGGATGCGGGGGGAGCCGAGCTGCGAGGAGCTGCGGGAGATGTGGCGGCTGAGCAAGAGGGAGGCACGACGGGCCACTTCCACCAACCAGCTGCCCAGGAACCGCCCTTACTCCTACGGCAGGCTCGTTGCCTTTGCACCCGACCCCAACGCCAGGCCCAGCACGACTGTGTACGGCAGCAAGTGGCACTACCCTCCGGCCAAGCCCGCCTCCTCCAGCTCACCACATAAGGACCGCTTCGACGACCTGCGGAGAATGCTAAGCATGGGAGACCGCCGGGGCAATTATGAGAAGCTGCAGCGGAAGGTTGCCGCGATGCGGGGGCCCGGCCGCTCCTCCAAGGGGAAATACGACGAGCTGCGGAGGATTGTGGCCCTGGAGCGTCAGGAGCCGAGGCCCGTCGCCTTGTCCCTCCGTGCGCCAAAGGAAACGTTCCAGCGCAGCTCCAAGACGCGCAGGGAGCCCGCCGCCATGTCCCCCCGGACGATGCGAGGCTCCACGCAATTCAGCCAGCAGGGCTTCGTAGGCCCACTATTGCCTGCAGACTCCAGAGGCTCCAGCTTCACCCCGTGGCAGCCACCAGCGCCAGACCCAGCCATGGTGAGTGTTCCGACTTGGTGCTTACCTCCTCACAACTGgtgatcttccctcctccttctccagccAAGCATCTGACACTTTCCAGTTTGGTACTGAACCATATTCTTCCAGATAGTAATATCCAACCTTCTAAATAGCTTGTATTAAGCCTTCCACTAGCATTGAACCCTCTTCTTCCAAGCGAGTATTCAACCCAGGCCTTTTGATTGACGTTGAATATC
This window of the Panulirus ornatus isolate Po-2019 chromosome 10, ASM3632096v1, whole genome shotgun sequence genome carries:
- the LOC139750751 gene encoding uncharacterized protein isoform X1, with amino-acid sequence MCVCIRDPLGVASAITPLAVCSWRAGSDRSPRMLGSLLAAAILALVGLACAHPDGDTIDAVDVGVSKRDLEFNQYVPGYRMRGEPSCEELREMWRLSKREARRATSTNQLPRNRPYSYGRLVAFAPDPNARPSTTVYGSKWHYPPAKPASSSSPHKDRFDDLRRMLSMGDRRGNYEKLQRKVAAMRGPGRSSKGKYDELRRIVALERQEPRPVALSLRAPKETFQRSSKTRREPAAMSPRTMRGSTQFSQQGFVGPLLPADSRGSSFTPWQPPAPDPAMRSCSEVRRTYCRLDSDCTCGGLYRCSKGRCKVSAKKPVVEDSMGGWYNGAVEQEDLGVWNLR
- the LOC139750751 gene encoding uncharacterized protein isoform X2, with product MLGSLLAAAILALVGLACAHPDGDTIDAVDVGVSKRDLEFNQYVPGYRMRGEPSCEELREMWRLSKREARRATSTNQLPRNRPYSYGRLVAFAPDPNARPSTTVYGSKWHYPPAKPASSSSPHKDRFDDLRRMLSMGDRRGNYEKLQRKVAAMRGPGRSSKGKYDELRRIVALERQEPRPVALSLRAPKETFQRSSKTRREPAAMSPRTMRGSTQFSQQGFVGPLLPADSRGSSFTPWQPPAPDPAMRSCSEVRRTYCRLDSDCTCGGLYRCSKGRCKVSAKKPVVEDSMGGWYNGAVEQEDLGVWNLR